The Acanthopagrus latus isolate v.2019 chromosome 11, fAcaLat1.1, whole genome shotgun sequence genome segment GCAGGCCCTGGCCAGCCCACAGTGCAGCACATCATCCACCAGACTATTCAGGTGAGTTAAGGAACGTTCatctattttatattttatttgagaCAATCTATATAACAGTGTCATACCTCTCTGTCCGCAGTCCCGCCCTGCTGTAACAACGTCTACAGCGGTGCTTCCAACTGTGGTGGCCCCCATTTCAGCCAGTAGAACTCAGTCCCCAGTGATCAGCCCATCAGTCACGCACTCTGCAGAGGTAGCACATGGGTAAGTAGCGGTCTAAGTTTATCAGCTAGCAGCTTAGCAGAGATGCTGTATGCATACGTATTAGAAATTATAAAAGATCAGTCATCATTTCTACAGcaaagttaaaatatttgtgGCAGTCAGACTCAGGGAACTGCCCTTCATatgacaacatgaaaaatgacattattcTATTATCCTTTAGTTTTTTAACAGACATTTGTATTCTTTAATGTGGTGCTATTTTGTGGCCTGATGACTTTTTCCAGTGCTTTAATGCACTTGggaaaatcatatttttaaaagattctGCGTGTGCTTTATAGTAAGTGAGAGAAATGTCGCCTTACTTGCAAAGTATCACCTGTATCCTTAACTTATCAATGGGCAGTCAGTTGACCATCACAGATGTAATTGTGGCTGTGCAGTGCCACActgtgaaagaaatgaaaaagaacacaACCTGAAGTTCAGCTACATGTTGTCCCTCTGGTCTGAACAGATATTTGTATGAATTTGAGGAAACATCAGCTgctttcagtcagtttttttcagaGCTCCCAGATGCTCGTGTAGTATTTTACAGAAGCAATACCTGGAAGACGATAAAGTTTTGATGTCATTGGGCTTGTTTACCAACCAGTTGGTCTAGCCACTGATTTCCAGTGTGAACATGCTAACTTTTCAAATGTACTTTctgtattgtgttttctgtgataaCCCTTTCTTTTAGACTTTTATCAAACCGTTCCTGTGCCTCATTTGATGCAGTAATATTTTCTTCCAGGCGTCCAGGGTTGACCATTCACCCCCCTCCAGCCACAGTCAGCATTCAAAGGTCTCAGACGTCCCGCGACACTGCCACACGGATCACACTGCCGTCTCATCCTGCAATCGGGTCTCAAAAGCCTCAGCCTCCGCACACCATGACACAGGTTACTGCTTTTTGATGACTGCCTGCATCAACAGTGAAGGGTCATTTTAATAAGTGGCACTGACATAATTGCTCCCATCTTCCCTCCCACAGAAACCCATCTTTAGTCCTGTGACACCAGTCGCTGCAGCGACTGTGGCACCAATTGTTGCCACTAACACTGTGCCATCAACCACAACAATAGGTATAgattctttttaaaatcttttttattattatcaacacgctagttaaaaaaaaaaaacattttaactttctgTCTGCAAATAAGTCACTCTTCtctcagaaatattaaaaacctGTCTCCTACTTGTTTAGGCACTGTGCCACACACGCAGATGACCAGTAACACTATTGTCACCATGACAATGGCGTCACACTCTTCACATGCTACAGCAGTAACCACCTCAGCCATCCCTGTTGGTAAGTtctattatttatgtttttggttGGAGCGCTGTTGTATGCTTCATTAGCAGGATGTGGTTGTGGTAGTTTGCTTTGGGTAAATCTTTCTCtcaacctttttattttctgttgttcacAGCTAAGGTGGTCCCTCAGCCCATCGCCCACTCTTCATCCCGTGTGCAGCCCGACTACCCCGGAGAGAGAACCAACCTCATCCCCATTCCAGGCCATCGTTCGTCTCCTAACCCTGTCACCATGGAAGCAAGAAGTGACAACAGGTGAGGACAAGATTGTAAACTGAGTCTCACTAACTGACACAGTTGCACCAGgacaaaacatctgtgaaatgGATGATTGTTAGGTCATAAGAAGACAGTGGTAGACATCCAACCTAATCAGGTTTGTTTGAAGAGCTCAGTGTAAAGTCACACCAGACTGACATCAAAGAACTACCTTTGACAAAAGCGAACTGTTGCGTCCTTTCCTGTTGCCTCTGTTTGgacaaaaagctgcacttaaaCACACTTACAGGATGGCAGCCAAACAGTTTTTATGTTCTGCACCTCCATGGATGGAATCAGCCTTCTGCTTATAACCATTGTTACAATTAAGCAGCATTTAAAAGTCTTTCTTGCTATTATAACTGCTCCTATTTGAGACTGACTATACCTCTGACAATGCCGGTAGCCTACCATCGGTCTGGCGTGTAGGGGACTTAACTGAGAGGAATTTGCATTCTCAGAATAGTTGTGAATTTAAGAATACTTGTTTTAGctacttactttttttttacctaccACAAACACCCGAGAGTTTTACTTCTGTACAAAGATCAGAGTTATCTTGGTCACTTGCTAATCGTTCATATTTGCTATTCTCCACAGATGTGCCACTGTGGGCTGAATACAGCTGAGttgcatatacatacatatgccTACGCTAATCTAAAATGTGGCTGGCACACTAACCTGGAAATAATAACAAGCTAAATAATTACCAGTAATTAGAAGTTTCATGTCTCAGCAACAAGAACATGGCTTTAAAGCCACACCTGCGTCTCTGAGATTGTACTTTACATTCTTTCAAAGCAGCTCTGTTGCCATAGTCAGCATGCAGTCATGCTCTCGatgacatgctaacatgctgatgtttagtaTGATCGAATAATTTCTAGTTAAAatgttgacctgatgatggcactGTTTTTGAAAAGTCAAGGGGGTGACCTAAATTCTTATGATTCGTCCTGCATGGAAGACATACATGCCCCATAAacaatttcatggaaatccaccCAGTGGTTGTTGAGTTATTTCGGTCTGGACCAATGTGGTGATCAAATGTTGGAATAggacagaaaatgtattcagataATGGTGAGTTGGATTAatcatgtatgtgtttttccttcaagGCCTTCGGTGCCTGTGCAGTTCCAGTATTTTCTGCCAGCGTACTCCTCATCATACCCTCTGACGCACACCTACACCCCCATCAGCAGCTCCGTGTCCACCATCCGCCAGTATCCTGGTAAGCACCGCTAaccagctttgtttttctgcagtccCAGCCAGCTGCTGTAGTGACTGTTGAACATAGTGTGCATGAATTATATAATTGACTAAATCTAAAAGTTTGACTGTCTCAAATTTACATGTTGACAAAAACATGCTGAAGTCTGCGCATGTGTGAAACTTTAGGGTTAAACATGTATCTTAATGGAACAAAGATCTAATTTTAACTCTCTATTCCCTCTCATTAAGTTACTCCTCAAGCTCCGAGCTCAGCACTGCCCACCCAAGCTGGAGTAGGTGTGGCAACCACTGTCCATCTGAACCACATGCAGCTGATGGCAGTGGATCGAATTGGTCTCCCATCAGCACAAATCAGCACCCAAGGGATCCAGCCAGCACCAATCGCTGCACAGGGCATCCAGCCAGCACCGATTGGAGTGCAGGGCCTGCACACGTCTGCACCAATCACCACACAAGGAATACAGCAGACACCAAtagtcacacagcagcagcagcagcagcaacaggcgCAGTCTGAAGCCAAACCTGGTAAACACTGAATCTATACTGCCTCCAGAAGTACAACATGGTGTTTGTGAGCTGTTTGTgatgcatgttgtgttttgttcaggGGTTGTTTTGGCTGATGGCTATGTAGCTAGCCCCATCAGCACAACATTCAGCACCACCCAGCCAGTAGCCACCATGGTGCAGGCACATGCCCAGGGTGGAGTTGGAGGAGCTCCCACCCTGGTCTCCTCACCTAGACCCAGCATCCTCCGCAAGAAACCTGCTAATGAAAGGTGAGTAGAAAACCACTTTTAGTGTGCGCTCCAAGTCAGAATTGGCAAACTCTAAACTACACAAACATGTATTAAAAAGCTTGTTTGAACCTGATGAGTACCACCTGTTTTTCAGATACATGTGTTTATTACCATTATCCAAATACCGAAGACATTTTCAATTAAGGGGATTGTTACAGAGACCAATGAGAGATTGTTATGGTGTCAGTTTACTGAGATAAAATCTGTGGAATAATTCCCTTGTATGTGGCCTAAGATTAAATCTGTCTTTACAGAATATCTCTTGTTATTTCTTGAATCAGTACCGATTGTGGTAACTCTAACCATGGCCTAATTTTCAAACCAAAGCCCAGTCATAAAATTAgacctttttaaatgacacCTTTCTGGGGCACATAGTCTGACAGTTTTAGATTCTCCAAATAAAGTCTGACGGAAACTTGTCAAGTTCAAATCTGACGGTTAAAATTGTGCTTTTACCAAACAAATCCcgcctctttgtgtttcagctgtgtACGTAAGAACCTGATCCCCGCCCAGCCCAGTGAACCTGGTAGTGGCAGAATTGATGGTGGGATGCGAGGAGCCGGATCTCCCCGACCTGCAGGGTGAGTCCTCTGTCATTTTGATCACAGCACTTACATTCTTGTTAACATCCTGTTATTAGAATTTCTAATACACGTTCGTAATCCAAGACTTTCACCTTTCCTCAGTGTGAAGCCCAAAGCGGAGGTTCACATGGCGGTGGCCCCTCCTGTCATGGCTACAGTAGAAGCATTGCCCTCTCAGGGGGGAGAGCAGCAGGCCTCACATGCTCAGCACCTCGCTCAAGCCATCCCCACCATGCTCGCCACACCGGGACCTGTACCACCCTCCCAGCCTTCCACCATCCTCTCTGCCCTGCCAGCAGCCATGGCTGTAACTCCCCCTGTTCCAGCTTCAATGGCCAACACTGTGGCCTCTCCCACTCAGCCTGCAGCCAGTAGCACTGCAGCCTCTGCTCTCAGCTCCGCCTGCCCAGATCTGAAAATaaagcaggaggtggaggccatggACACCTCCCAGCCAGGTGAGGAGAATGGCAGTCATCGGTGAAAATGATCAATGTAaggaaactgaaataaacacatatttaaacacTGTCTTTTATCCTTTCCCGTCAGATCCCAATGCAAACTTATCAGGCCCAGCCCTCACCACCCAGGCCTCCACCCTGAATGCCCCTGCAACAGGAGACCTCATCCCAGGAGCATCCCCGAGGAAAAAGCCCCGCAAGCAGCAGCATGTTATTTCAACAGAGGAGAGtgagatggtggagaccaacAGCACAGATGAAGAGAAGGCCCCAGGCAGGCCCATCACCGGCAGGGCCGAGAGACGAGAATCCCCACCAAGGGAATATGTTGGTATGTGCAGTTCTATCCCTTAGTACAGTGATGTGTTATCTGCACTATCAGTTGTTcaacacttgtttttgtcttgcagATGAGGAAGGAGTGCGTTATGTACCAGTCAGGCCTCGACCACCGGTCACTCTTCTGCGGCACTATCGGAACCCCTGGAAAGCTGCCTACCACCACTTCCAGAGGTACAGCGACATCCGAGTCAAAGGTCAGTAACGTCCTGTTcacaggcaaaaaaacaaagtacttGATACAGCTAATGAGAATGCAGGATGAACAAAAATCTCATGCCTTtctcacagaggagaagaagggcaGCTTGCAGGATATGGCCAACCAGAGAGGAGTGGCATGCAGAGCACAAGGCTGGAAAATTCACCTGTGTGCAGCACAGCTCAGGCAGTTGGTGAGTGCTGGCCTCAGACCTGCCAAAATCCAACACTGTAGCGTTGTTTATCTTCAACTGTTCAATTTAAAGTTCAGGTTGACCTTGAACTCCTTGTAAAAATAATGCTGTGAtattctgcagtgaaaaaaacaatcttgtcattgtcattttttgattgtacttctgtaaacaaaatgtgtttgttacttGATCTGTAGTCGAGTTTGGAGCATGATGTGTACAGCCGCCTCTCCACCCTTCAAGAGGGGCTGATTCCTAAGAAGAGGGCCGGATCCGAT includes the following:
- the sap130a gene encoding histone deacetylase complex subunit SAP130a, with protein sequence MSSQQFPRHGLPASTGGAPQISAAGNLVSVNQPSNASGGGDADNSRDADHGQQDHPPAGGGGTLAFRDEKQETMVVRPYPQVQSHGQPQAAPQTVPIQPGTPVTVPAPSVHLPQGQPAVLTEGQMKAVLKSPMPSRLIAPAPASNQAHIPIPPKVPGHITVTIESSTTTPSIPVATISGQQGHSSSLHHLMPANIQIIRGSAPALQIGTPAVPPQTFTSHLPRGAAAAAVMSSSKTVLRPATGASAGPGQPTVQHIIHQTIQSRPAVTTSTAVLPTVVAPISASRTQSPVISPSVTHSAEVAHGRPGLTIHPPPATVSIQRSQTSRDTATRITLPSHPAIGSQKPQPPHTMTQKPIFSPVTPVAAATVAPIVATNTVPSTTTIGTVPHTQMTSNTIVTMTMASHSSHATAVTTSAIPVAKVVPQPIAHSSSRVQPDYPGERTNLIPIPGHRSSPNPVTMEARSDNRPSVPVQFQYFLPAYSSSYPLTHTYTPISSSVSTIRQYPVTPQAPSSALPTQAGVGVATTVHLNHMQLMAVDRIGLPSAQISTQGIQPAPIAAQGIQPAPIGVQGLHTSAPITTQGIQQTPIVTQQQQQQQQAQSEAKPGVVLADGYVASPISTTFSTTQPVATMVQAHAQGGVGGAPTLVSSPRPSILRKKPANESCVRKNLIPAQPSEPGSGRIDGGMRGAGSPRPAGVKPKAEVHMAVAPPVMATVEALPSQGGEQQASHAQHLAQAIPTMLATPGPVPPSQPSTILSALPAAMAVTPPVPASMANTVASPTQPAASSTAASALSSACPDLKIKQEVEAMDTSQPDPNANLSGPALTTQASTLNAPATGDLIPGASPRKKPRKQQHVISTEESEMVETNSTDEEKAPGRPITGRAERRESPPREYVDEEGVRYVPVRPRPPVTLLRHYRNPWKAAYHHFQRYSDIRVKEEKKGSLQDMANQRGVACRAQGWKIHLCAAQLRQLSSLEHDVYSRLSTLQEGLIPKKRAGSDDDLHRINELIQGNMQRCKLVMDQVTEARDTMMKVLDHKEKVLKLLNKNGAVKKSSKLKRKERA